Proteins found in one Streptococcus iniae genomic segment:
- a CDS encoding ABC transporter ATP-binding protein, producing the protein MERILQFIGVSKTFQDGNQKIQALKATDFTIEAGQFVAVIGPSGSGKSTFLTLAGGLQTPTKGQIIINGSDYTQLPEKERAKRRFEDIGFILQTSNLIPFLTAEQQLELVDRLSQKRNHDQKQTLFKELEISHLAKKFPKDISGGERQRLAIARALYNNPALILADEPTASLDTKRAHEVVSLLLKECREKNKAIIMVTHDQRMIEECDYVYYMEDGVLRKHH; encoded by the coding sequence ATGGAACGAATCTTACAATTTATAGGTGTGAGCAAGACTTTTCAAGATGGCAATCAAAAAATCCAAGCCTTAAAGGCAACAGATTTCACTATTGAAGCAGGTCAGTTTGTTGCGGTTATTGGACCTTCTGGGTCTGGGAAATCAACATTTTTGACGCTTGCTGGTGGCTTGCAGACACCAACAAAAGGCCAAATCATTATCAATGGGAGTGACTACACTCAGTTACCTGAAAAAGAACGTGCTAAACGGCGTTTTGAAGATATTGGTTTTATTTTGCAGACTTCTAATCTCATCCCGTTTTTAACAGCTGAGCAGCAACTTGAATTGGTTGATCGGCTGTCACAAAAAAGAAATCACGACCAAAAGCAGACCCTTTTTAAAGAGTTAGAGATTAGTCACCTTGCTAAAAAATTTCCAAAGGACATTTCAGGTGGTGAGCGGCAAAGACTAGCTATTGCGCGGGCTCTTTATAATAATCCAGCCCTTATTTTGGCAGACGAGCCAACGGCAAGTTTGGATACAAAACGGGCTCATGAAGTCGTATCCCTTTTATTGAAAGAATGCCGAGAGAAAAATAAAGCTATCATAATGGTAACACATGATCAAAGGATGATTGAAGAGTGTGATTACGTCTATTATATGGAAGATGGTGTGCTTAGAAAACATCATTAA